From Apis cerana isolate GH-2021 linkage group LG10, AcerK_1.0, whole genome shotgun sequence, one genomic window encodes:
- the LOC108002220 gene encoding disks large homolog 5 isoform X2, whose translation MKELEYYRGQHIAVMNQLEATSQESSALRGKYGDLVNDKQRLDREVQALQKEVSELRCQNQEVLVSDASNSDTMNQHYLSALRKYEAVKDEYDALRKRYDDLISSHSSAVNKLELSQEEAARLKKQYDEIVQERNSAVRERNGLKQQCTAAIRQWDIALRERNEYREALAKVQQQHEEAVKEINHAMVLRMKASKDMKRLTEERNAALQEYSLIMGERDTVHKEMEKLGDDLTQAYTKITHIENQNKQFIEEKKALSYQIETLRREISSALQDRDEALKQCNELRQKFGDYSEGSNRDYKNRMELHSYNHERDNSSKEAERENNTADYTKRDKERMDNLDQANLELDKLRKSVDKLQTELEEALQEAEVSKRRRDWAFSERDKIVLERESIRTLCDRLRKERDRAVSELAGALRDSDDIKKQRNEASKELKDLKEKIESGDHALRASQFAQSLVHAHDSAIDTDVNDWEIIPIHLDLSRLCLDSDRDLGLTLVGGRDNPYYPNDTGIYVAQVISGSATDGKLRVNDCIMRVNNVDCTSVSTRIIMETLRTCSGGSATLTVRRRRLTRRSLRTTQLSVGSVPHGISLELGVYISKISPGSLAAKDGNLAVGDRVLNINSKPMEGINSSHEAMATLNDTNTDVLTITTLKGIPLPSATSSETMTIDGSFGTEKQKMVNSCSQTEQGRILLKIPSDDYERRHVASNFGDRSIYKVSKSVSGEKPSGISNAWDNIREKIDIVRGRKHSKDREEKKKRHRNSSPNTFEQEQDAIAELDSVIESYHKKANNGVLKRSKRRGTEKVEKNGGTWPKARGGPLIQNGTGTILHSRKTKERLPLSVLLNQPPKYESYNYNRISNPIPLTNFSNVNNRHTVYKSVEKPLSNFLKTGPLFSQKSFTPVVQFKDIPIDKKPATEFENTENRLGSTLTPSETSIDFSVKSVNTGKDVEYFSKKRAQKYTPSNESQVDTLQHNRAQSQLYSGAGSSTSSTSGPRQQLTGNFSFPPYTHSHPHPHQQNSLPSRYPSPPSLPSAQSGESIGLPDARSYCFEPSYSPGPQTGFGHLHTPSVDLHYHKSRAPPIGTTYDVSAYTHGYEGGTFPRKKENQRFRIPSNPSVTSKSSVGKLSTGSIERTSERGSPMPTFHVEVLSPGTGGGSGSGGTIRGSSSNKRSSMPDYCYSQPRPAPGELRRVHIDKSVEPLGIQISCLESGGVFVSTVSEHSLASQVGLQIGDQLLEVCGINMRSATYQLAANVLRQCGNSITMLVQYSPDKYNELEEGSASSSSSEAGGAEGGSRSGSPTPCNSPEAPRKTTIEPLETSEPERDASSSLSTTRDTSNTLNIMRETSNTLEPPRTIRERDIRNSASLEVPSTQQREREIRASASLDINIRKPELRSSATLDNMRNSATLDTLRGTANTLTRAQLNQAATTLQRQNATVRSPTQEDQNRKSPPPSEPRYLFIETRKCSNLGISLVGGNGVGIYVHSVQPGCLAEDAGLRPGDRILEYNGVDLRQATAEQAALELARPADKVTLIAQYVPERYNEVKDKPGDSFYVKAMFDRVGEVGDSLQLRFNKDDILYVDNTMFNGTPGHWRAWIVDQTGRRQTCGIIPSKFKVEEELLLRRSLGDLETDTTRRGSTSARRSFFRRKKHQRSSSRDSKELSHLTGVNLGWYSDSGTLNEDTLPASYQRVERLDYPALRPVLIIGPLSECVVTKLLQEFPGQFTRCLAEAMHCSQATLEQGLRDSLYVDYRKKGSYFECTTVQAVKDICEKNTHCILDVSIASIERLHRHQIYPIVLLIKFKSTKQIKEVKDSRYPSDKVSAKVAKEMYEQALKLEAEYRHHISAVIPAGVNVAYICTQVKAAVDEEQSKALWVPRGPP comes from the exons ATGAAAGAATTGGAATACTATAGAGGACAACATATAGCAGTCATGAATCAGTTAGAGGCAACATCACAAGAGAGTTCCGCACTGCGGGGCAAATATGGAGATCTAGTAAATGATAAACAACGCCTGGATCGGGAAGTTCAGGCGTTGCAGAAAGAAGTATCCGAATTACGATGCCAAAATCAAGAAGTTCTTGTTTCTGATGCTAGTAATAGTGACACCATGAATCAACATTATTTATCCGCGCTTCGAAAATATGAAGCTGTTAAAGATGAGTATGATGCCCTTCGAAAACGGTACGATGACTTAATATCATCACATTCATCGGCTGTTAACAAG TTGGAATTATCGCAAGAAGAAGCCGCcagattaaaaaaacaatatgatGAAATTGTTCAAGAGCGTAATAGTGCAGTTCGTGAGCGTAATGGTTTAAAACAACAGTGTACTGCTGCAATTAGGCAATGGGATATTGCattaagagaaagaaatgaatatcGCGAAGCTTTAGCCAAAGTACAGCAACAACATGAAGAGGCAGTAAAGGAAATTAATCATGCAATGGTGCTACGCATGAAGGCTAGCAAGGATATGAAACGATTAACGGAAGAAAGGAATGCTGCATTGCAAGAATACAGTTTAATTATGGGTGAAAGAGATACGGTACACAAGGAAATGGAAAAACTTGGCGATGATCTTACACAAGCGTATACAAAAATCACTCATATAGAAAATCAGAACAAGCAATTTATAGAAGAG aaaaaagctTTATCCTATCAaatagaaactttaagaagagaaatttcatCCGCTTTACAAGATCGGGACGAAGCTTTAAAACAATGTAACGAATTGCGTCAAAAGTTTGGTGATTATTCTGAAGGTTCAAATAGAGATTACAAGAATCGTATGGAATTACATTCGTACAATCACGAACGCGATAATTCGAGCAAAGAAGCcgaaagagaaaataacaCGGCAGATTATACTAAACGTGATAAAGAACGTATGGACAACTTGGATCAGGCAAATTTGGAGTTGGATAAACTTAGAAAATCTGTTGATAAGTTGCAAACGGAGCTCGAAGAAGCTTTGCAAGAAGCAGAGGTATCAAAACGAAGAAGGGATTGGGCTTTCAGTGAAAGAGATAAGATAGTTTTAGAAAGGGAAAGTATTAGAACTCTCTGCGATAGATTAAGAAAGGAACGTGACCGTGCAGTTTCGGAACTAGCGGGTGCTTTGCGTGATTCTGATGATATTAAGAAGCAACGGAACGAAGCGTCGAAAGAGCTAAAGGATCTCAAAGAAAAGATAGAATCCGGCGATCACGCGTTAAGAGCGAGTCAATTCGCACAAAGCTTAGTGCATGCGCATGATTCGGCGATCGATACTGATGTTAACGACTGGGAGATTATTCCCATTCATTTGGATCTCAGTCGACTTTGTTTAGATTCTGATCGTGATTTGGGACTAACGCTGGTCGGAGGCCGTGATAATCCGTATTATCCAAACGACACAGGAATTTATGTTGCTCAAGTAATATCAGGAAGTGCTACCGATGGTAAATTAAGAGTGAACGATTGCATTATGCGAGTAAATAACGTAGATTGTACATCTGTTTCTACACGTATAATTATGGAAACTTTACGTACCTGTTCGGGGGGATCGGCCACGTTGACGGTAAGGAGACGGCGTTTGACCAGAAGATCTTTAAGGACAACTCAATTGTCCGTTGGTTCAGTTCCTCATGGTATTTCTTTGGAACTTGgagtatatatttcaaagatttcaCCTGGTAGTTTAGCCGCTAAAGATGGCAACCTTGCCGTTGGAGATAGAGTGTTGAAC ATTAATAGTAAACCAATGGAAGGCATTAATTCCAGTCACGAGGCAATGGCAACTTTGAATGACACGAATACGGATGTGTTGACTATCACAACTTTGAAGGGAATACCATTGCCTTCGGCGACTAGTTCTGAAACCATGACCATCGATGGTAGCTTCGGCACTGAAAAACAGAAAATGGTGAACAGTTGTTCTCAAACGGAACAAGGAagaatattgttgaaaattccGTCAGACGATTACGAGAGAAGGCACGTTGCTTCGAACTTTGGCGACAGAAGTATCTACAAAGTTTCGAAATCGGTTAGCGGTGAGAAACCAAGTGGAATTAGCAACGCCTGGGACAACATAAGAGAGAAGATCGATATAGTGCGAGGACGCAAGCACAGCAAAGAtcgggaggagaagaagaaacgacaCCGCAACTCGAGCCCGAACACCTTCGAGCAAGAGCAAGACGCAATAGCCGAATTAGATTCGGTGATAGAGAGTTATCACAAGAAAGCAAATAACGGAGTGTTGAAACGAAGTAAACGACGCGGAACGGAAAAAGTTGAGAAGAATGGAGGTACGTGGCCGAAAGCCAGAGGTGGGCCTCTGATTCAGAATGGTACCGGTACTATTTTACATTCACGTAAGACAAAAGAAAGATTGCCCTTAAGCGTACTCCTTAACCAACCGCCAAAGTAtgaaagttataattataaccgCATCTCCAATCCTATCCCCTTGACCAATTTTTCCAACGTGAACAATCGGCATACAGTTTATAAATCCGTAGAAAAACCATTATCAAATTTCCTTAAAACTGGACCGTTATTTAGTCAAAAATCCTTTACTCCAGTGGTGCAGTTCAAAGATATCCCGATAGATAAGAAACCGGCAACCGAGTTCGAGAACACGGAAAATAGACTCGGCTCTACGCTTACACCATCCGAAACTAGCATCGACTTTTCCGTGAAGTCGGTTAATACCGGGAAAGACGTGGAATATTTCTCAAAGAAAAGAGCGCAAAAGTATACCCCTAGCAACGAGAGCCAAGTAGACACGCTACAGCATAATAGAGCGCAATCTCAACTTTATTCCGGGGCTGGATCATCGACATCCTCGACTAGCGGGCCGAGACAGCAGTTGACtggtaatttttcatttcctccCTATACGCATTCGCATCCGCATCCCCATCAACAAAATTCTCTACCTTCGAGATACCCTTCCCCGCCCTCTTTGCCGTCTGCACAGTCCGGGGAGTCGATAGGACTTCCCGATGCACGATCTTATTGTTTCGAACCTTCGTATAGCCCCGGCCCGCAAACAGGATTCGGGCATTTGCACACACCCTCCGTAGATTTGCATTATCACAAATCTCGCGCTCCACCGATTGGCACTACGTACGATGTATCAGCATACACGCATGGCTACGAGGGTGGAACATTTccaaggaaaaaggaaaaccaACGTTTTCGAATACCGTCAAATCCTAGTGTGACATCGAAAAGCAGCGTGGGTAAATTGTCCACCGGCAGTATAGAAAGAACTTCGGAAAGAGGCAGTCCAATGCCGACATTCCACGTGGAGGTGCTTAGCCCTGGTACAGGAGGCGGAAGCGGGTCTGGTGGAACTATTAGAGGAAGTAGTAGCAATAAGAGATCCAGCATGCCGGATTATTGTTACTCTCAGCCAAGGCCTGCGCCCGGAGAACTCCGCAGGGTTCATATAGACAAATCGGTCGAGCCCCTAGGTATCCAAATTTCTTGCTTAGAGAGCGGCGGTGTATTCGTTTCTACTGTTAGCGAGCACAGTTTAGCATCCCAAGTCGGCCTTCAAATCGGCGACCAATTGCTCGAAGTCTGTGGTATCAATATGAGAAGCGCCACTTATCAACTTGCTGCCAACGTGTTGCGTCAGTGCGGTAATTCCATTACGATGCTGGTGCAGTACAGTCCAGACA AGTACAACGAGTTGGAAGAAGGATCCGCTTCTTCGAGTTCATCGGAAGCCGGCGGCGCCGAGGGAGGCAGTCGTAGTGGATCGCCAACGCCGTGCAACAGCCCCGAAGCTCCTAGAAAAACAACTATCGAGCCGCTGGAAACCTCGGAACCTGAACGCGATGCTTCTAGTAGTTTAAGTACCACGCGCGATACTtctaatactttaaatattatgcgaGAAACTTCGAATACCTTGGAACCACCTCGCACCattcgagagagagatattAGAAATTCCGCTTCCTTGGAAGTGCCGAGTACGCAGCAGAGAGAACGAGAAATCAGAGCATCGGCGTCGTTGGATATTAACATCAGGAAACCGGAACTTCGTAGTTCAGCCACGTTGGATAATATGCGTAATTCCGCAACTCTTGATACGTTACGTGGCACTGCAAATACTCTTACACGCGCACAGCTTAATCAAGCAGCGACCACGTTGCAACGGCAAAATGCCACGGTGAGAAGTCCAACGCAAGAAGACCAAAATCGTAAAAGCCCGCCACCGAGTGAACCGAGATATCTTTTCATCGAAACGAGAAAGTGTTCGAATCTAGGTATCTCGCTTGTCGGTGGGAATGGTGTTGGGATATACGTACATTCGGTACAACCAGGTTGCCTTGCCGAGGACGCAGGATTACGTCCCGGTGACCGAATCTTGGAATACAATGGCGTTGATCTCAGACAAGCAACCGCGGAACAAGCTGCTTTGGAATTGGCTAGACCAGCGGATAAAGTAACACTGATTGCTCAATACGTACCTGAAAGGTATAACGAAGTGAAGGATAAACCTGGAGACAGTTTTTACGTGAAAGCGATGTTCGATCGAGTAGGCGAAGTTGGAGATAGCCTGCAACTTAGGTTTAATAAAGACGATATTTTATACGTGGATAACACAATGTTCAATGGTACCCCGGGTCATTGGCGAGCTTGGATAGTTGATCAAACTGGGAGAAGGCAAACTTGCGGTATAATTCCAAGTAAATTCAA GGTCGAAGAAGAATTGCTTTTGCGACGTTCATTAGGTGATTTGGAAACGGATACTACTAGAAGAGGTAGCACAAGTGCAAGAAGAAGCTTTTTCCGTCGGAAAAAACATCAACGTTCTTCTAGCAGGGATAGTAAAGAATTGTCACATCTTACAGGAGTAAATTTGGGTTGGTATAGCGATAGTGGAACATTGAATGAGGATACTCTTCCAGCAAGCTATCAACGTGTTGAACGATTAGATT atCCAGCTTTAAGACCAGTATTGATTATCGGGCCGTTGAGCGAATGTGTAGTAACAAAACTATTACAAGAATTTCCAGGACAGTTCACCAGATGTCTTGCAGAGGCAATGCATTGTTCTCAAGCAACGCTCGAACAAGGTTTACGTGATTCTCTTTATGTGGActatagaaaaaaaggaagctaTTTCGAGTGTACTACAGTGCAAGCTGTGAAGGACATCTGTGAgaag AATACTCATTGCATTTTGGATGTTTCAATTGCATCGATTGAGCGACTTCATCGACATCAAATCTATCCTATAGTtttgttgattaaatttaaaagtaccAAACAAATAAAGGAAGTGAAAGATTCCAGATATCCAAGCGATAAAGTTAGTGCCAAAGTTGCCAAGGAGATGTATGAACAAGCATTGAAATTGGAAGCTGAGTATAGGCATCATATTTCTg cTGTAATTCCAGCTGGTGTAAATGTTGCGTATATATGTACGCAAGTAAAAGCTGCGGTAGATGAAGAGCAAAGCAAAGCGCTTTGGGTTCCCAGAGGGCCTCCCTGA
- the LOC108002220 gene encoding disks large homolog 5 isoform X3, with translation MASGASSLDSAGSSDGALNMERDSGGYGSVGSPVGGPECRSDYDGLQAQCDQAMHQLQLLRHKHSDTIRRCEHTMKELEYYRGQHIAVMNQLEATSQESSALRGKYGDLVNDKQRLDREVQALQKEVSELRCQNQEVLVSDASNSDTMNQHYLSALRKYEAVKDEYDALRKRYDDLISSHSSAVNKLELSQEEAARLKKQYDEIVQERNSAVRERNGLKQQCTAAIRQWDIALRERNEYREALAKVQQQHEEAVKEINHAMVLRMKASKDMKRLTEERNAALQEYSLIMGERDTVHKEMEKLGDDLTQAYTKITHIENQNKQFIEEKKALSYQIETLRREISSALQDRDEALKQCNELRQKFGDYSEGSNRDYKNRMELHSYNHERDNSSKEAERENNTADYTKRDKERMDNLDQANLELDKLRKSVDKLQTELEEALQEAEVSKRRRDWAFSERDKIVLERESIRTLCDRLRKERDRAVSELAGALRDSDDIKKQRNEASKELKDLKEKIESGDHALRASQFAQSLVHAHDSAIDTDVNDWEIIPIHLDLSRLCLDSDRDLGLTLVGGRDNPYYPNDTGIYVAQVISGSATDGKLRVNDCIMRVNNVDCTSVSTRIIMETLRTCSGGSATLTVRRRRLTRRSLRTTQLSVGSVPHGISLELGVYISKISPGSLAAKDGNLAVGDRVLNINSKPMEGINSSHEAMATLNDTNTDVLTITTLKGIPLPSATSSETMTIDGSFGTEKQKMVNSCSQTEQGRILLKIPSDDYERRHVASNFGDRSIYKVSKSVSGEKPSGISNAWDNIREKIDIVRGRKHSKDREEKKKRHRNSSPNTFEQEQDAIAELDSVIESYHKKANNGVLKRSKRRGTEKVEKNGVVQFKDIPIDKKPATEFENTENRLGSTLTPSETSIDFSVKSVNTGKDVEYFSKKRAQKYTPSNESQVDTLQHNRAQSQLYSGAGSSTSSTSGPRQQLTGNFSFPPYTHSHPHPHQQNSLPSRYPSPPSLPSAQSGESIGLPDARSYCFEPSYSPGPQTGFGHLHTPSVDLHYHKSRAPPIGTTYDVSAYTHGYEGGTFPRKKENQRFRIPSNPSVTSKSSVGKLSTGSIERTSERGSPMPTFHVEVLSPGTGGGSGSGGTIRGSSSNKRSSMPDYCYSQPRPAPGELRRVHIDKSVEPLGIQISCLESGGVFVSTVSEHSLASQVGLQIGDQLLEVCGINMRSATYQLAANVLRQCGNSITMLVQYSPDKYNELEEGSASSSSSEAGGAEGGSRSGSPTPCNSPEAPRKTTIEPLETSEPERDASSSLSTTRDTSNTLNIMRETSNTLEPPRTIRERDIRNSASLEVPSTQQREREIRASASLDINIRKPELRSSATLDNMRNSATLDTLRGTANTLTRAQLNQAATTLQRQNATVRSPTQEDQNRKSPPPSEPRYLFIETRKCSNLGISLVGGNGVGIYVHSVQPGCLAEDAGLRPGDRILEYNGVDLRQATAEQAALELARPADKVTLIAQYVPERYNEVKDKPGDSFYVKAMFDRVGEVGDSLQLRFNKDDILYVDNTMFNGTPGHWRAWIVDQTGRRQTCGIIPSKFKVEEELLLRRSLGDLETDTTRRGSTSARRSFFRRKKHQRSSSRDSKELSHLTGVNLGWYSDSGTLNEDTLPASYQRVERLDYPALRPVLIIGPLSECVVTKLLQEFPGQFTRCLAEAMHCSQATLEQGLRDSLYVDYRKKGSYFECTTVQAVKDICEKNTHCILDVSIASIERLHRHQIYPIVLLIKFKSTKQIKEVKDSRYPSDKVSAKVAKEMYEQALKLEAEYRHHISAVIPAGVNVAYICTQVKAAVDEEQSKALWVPRGPP, from the exons ATGGAGCACTCAATATGG AAAGAGATAGTGGAGGCTATGGCAGTGTCGGCAGTCCTGTCGGTGGGCCTGAATGTCGTAGTGATTATGATGGTTTGCAAGCTCAATGTGATCAAGCCATGCATCAGCTTCAGCTACTTAGGCATAAACACTCCGATACTATAAGACG gtGTGAACATACTATGAAAGAATTGGAATACTATAGAGGACAACATATAGCAGTCATGAATCAGTTAGAGGCAACATCACAAGAGAGTTCCGCACTGCGGGGCAAATATGGAGATCTAGTAAATGATAAACAACGCCTGGATCGGGAAGTTCAGGCGTTGCAGAAAGAAGTATCCGAATTACGATGCCAAAATCAAGAAGTTCTTGTTTCTGATGCTAGTAATAGTGACACCATGAATCAACATTATTTATCCGCGCTTCGAAAATATGAAGCTGTTAAAGATGAGTATGATGCCCTTCGAAAACGGTACGATGACTTAATATCATCACATTCATCGGCTGTTAACAAG TTGGAATTATCGCAAGAAGAAGCCGCcagattaaaaaaacaatatgatGAAATTGTTCAAGAGCGTAATAGTGCAGTTCGTGAGCGTAATGGTTTAAAACAACAGTGTACTGCTGCAATTAGGCAATGGGATATTGCattaagagaaagaaatgaatatcGCGAAGCTTTAGCCAAAGTACAGCAACAACATGAAGAGGCAGTAAAGGAAATTAATCATGCAATGGTGCTACGCATGAAGGCTAGCAAGGATATGAAACGATTAACGGAAGAAAGGAATGCTGCATTGCAAGAATACAGTTTAATTATGGGTGAAAGAGATACGGTACACAAGGAAATGGAAAAACTTGGCGATGATCTTACACAAGCGTATACAAAAATCACTCATATAGAAAATCAGAACAAGCAATTTATAGAAGAG aaaaaagctTTATCCTATCAaatagaaactttaagaagagaaatttcatCCGCTTTACAAGATCGGGACGAAGCTTTAAAACAATGTAACGAATTGCGTCAAAAGTTTGGTGATTATTCTGAAGGTTCAAATAGAGATTACAAGAATCGTATGGAATTACATTCGTACAATCACGAACGCGATAATTCGAGCAAAGAAGCcgaaagagaaaataacaCGGCAGATTATACTAAACGTGATAAAGAACGTATGGACAACTTGGATCAGGCAAATTTGGAGTTGGATAAACTTAGAAAATCTGTTGATAAGTTGCAAACGGAGCTCGAAGAAGCTTTGCAAGAAGCAGAGGTATCAAAACGAAGAAGGGATTGGGCTTTCAGTGAAAGAGATAAGATAGTTTTAGAAAGGGAAAGTATTAGAACTCTCTGCGATAGATTAAGAAAGGAACGTGACCGTGCAGTTTCGGAACTAGCGGGTGCTTTGCGTGATTCTGATGATATTAAGAAGCAACGGAACGAAGCGTCGAAAGAGCTAAAGGATCTCAAAGAAAAGATAGAATCCGGCGATCACGCGTTAAGAGCGAGTCAATTCGCACAAAGCTTAGTGCATGCGCATGATTCGGCGATCGATACTGATGTTAACGACTGGGAGATTATTCCCATTCATTTGGATCTCAGTCGACTTTGTTTAGATTCTGATCGTGATTTGGGACTAACGCTGGTCGGAGGCCGTGATAATCCGTATTATCCAAACGACACAGGAATTTATGTTGCTCAAGTAATATCAGGAAGTGCTACCGATGGTAAATTAAGAGTGAACGATTGCATTATGCGAGTAAATAACGTAGATTGTACATCTGTTTCTACACGTATAATTATGGAAACTTTACGTACCTGTTCGGGGGGATCGGCCACGTTGACGGTAAGGAGACGGCGTTTGACCAGAAGATCTTTAAGGACAACTCAATTGTCCGTTGGTTCAGTTCCTCATGGTATTTCTTTGGAACTTGgagtatatatttcaaagatttcaCCTGGTAGTTTAGCCGCTAAAGATGGCAACCTTGCCGTTGGAGATAGAGTGTTGAAC ATTAATAGTAAACCAATGGAAGGCATTAATTCCAGTCACGAGGCAATGGCAACTTTGAATGACACGAATACGGATGTGTTGACTATCACAACTTTGAAGGGAATACCATTGCCTTCGGCGACTAGTTCTGAAACCATGACCATCGATGGTAGCTTCGGCACTGAAAAACAGAAAATGGTGAACAGTTGTTCTCAAACGGAACAAGGAagaatattgttgaaaattccGTCAGACGATTACGAGAGAAGGCACGTTGCTTCGAACTTTGGCGACAGAAGTATCTACAAAGTTTCGAAATCGGTTAGCGGTGAGAAACCAAGTGGAATTAGCAACGCCTGGGACAACATAAGAGAGAAGATCGATATAGTGCGAGGACGCAAGCACAGCAAAGAtcgggaggagaagaagaaacgacaCCGCAACTCGAGCCCGAACACCTTCGAGCAAGAGCAAGACGCAATAGCCGAATTAGATTCGGTGATAGAGAGTTATCACAAGAAAGCAAATAACGGAGTGTTGAAACGAAGTAAACGACGCGGAACGGAAAAAGTTGAGAAGAATGGAG TGGTGCAGTTCAAAGATATCCCGATAGATAAGAAACCGGCAACCGAGTTCGAGAACACGGAAAATAGACTCGGCTCTACGCTTACACCATCCGAAACTAGCATCGACTTTTCCGTGAAGTCGGTTAATACCGGGAAAGACGTGGAATATTTCTCAAAGAAAAGAGCGCAAAAGTATACCCCTAGCAACGAGAGCCAAGTAGACACGCTACAGCATAATAGAGCGCAATCTCAACTTTATTCCGGGGCTGGATCATCGACATCCTCGACTAGCGGGCCGAGACAGCAGTTGACtggtaatttttcatttcctccCTATACGCATTCGCATCCGCATCCCCATCAACAAAATTCTCTACCTTCGAGATACCCTTCCCCGCCCTCTTTGCCGTCTGCACAGTCCGGGGAGTCGATAGGACTTCCCGATGCACGATCTTATTGTTTCGAACCTTCGTATAGCCCCGGCCCGCAAACAGGATTCGGGCATTTGCACACACCCTCCGTAGATTTGCATTATCACAAATCTCGCGCTCCACCGATTGGCACTACGTACGATGTATCAGCATACACGCATGGCTACGAGGGTGGAACATTTccaaggaaaaaggaaaaccaACGTTTTCGAATACCGTCAAATCCTAGTGTGACATCGAAAAGCAGCGTGGGTAAATTGTCCACCGGCAGTATAGAAAGAACTTCGGAAAGAGGCAGTCCAATGCCGACATTCCACGTGGAGGTGCTTAGCCCTGGTACAGGAGGCGGAAGCGGGTCTGGTGGAACTATTAGAGGAAGTAGTAGCAATAAGAGATCCAGCATGCCGGATTATTGTTACTCTCAGCCAAGGCCTGCGCCCGGAGAACTCCGCAGGGTTCATATAGACAAATCGGTCGAGCCCCTAGGTATCCAAATTTCTTGCTTAGAGAGCGGCGGTGTATTCGTTTCTACTGTTAGCGAGCACAGTTTAGCATCCCAAGTCGGCCTTCAAATCGGCGACCAATTGCTCGAAGTCTGTGGTATCAATATGAGAAGCGCCACTTATCAACTTGCTGCCAACGTGTTGCGTCAGTGCGGTAATTCCATTACGATGCTGGTGCAGTACAGTCCAGACA AGTACAACGAGTTGGAAGAAGGATCCGCTTCTTCGAGTTCATCGGAAGCCGGCGGCGCCGAGGGAGGCAGTCGTAGTGGATCGCCAACGCCGTGCAACAGCCCCGAAGCTCCTAGAAAAACAACTATCGAGCCGCTGGAAACCTCGGAACCTGAACGCGATGCTTCTAGTAGTTTAAGTACCACGCGCGATACTtctaatactttaaatattatgcgaGAAACTTCGAATACCTTGGAACCACCTCGCACCattcgagagagagatattAGAAATTCCGCTTCCTTGGAAGTGCCGAGTACGCAGCAGAGAGAACGAGAAATCAGAGCATCGGCGTCGTTGGATATTAACATCAGGAAACCGGAACTTCGTAGTTCAGCCACGTTGGATAATATGCGTAATTCCGCAACTCTTGATACGTTACGTGGCACTGCAAATACTCTTACACGCGCACAGCTTAATCAAGCAGCGACCACGTTGCAACGGCAAAATGCCACGGTGAGAAGTCCAACGCAAGAAGACCAAAATCGTAAAAGCCCGCCACCGAGTGAACCGAGATATCTTTTCATCGAAACGAGAAAGTGTTCGAATCTAGGTATCTCGCTTGTCGGTGGGAATGGTGTTGGGATATACGTACATTCGGTACAACCAGGTTGCCTTGCCGAGGACGCAGGATTACGTCCCGGTGACCGAATCTTGGAATACAATGGCGTTGATCTCAGACAAGCAACCGCGGAACAAGCTGCTTTGGAATTGGCTAGACCAGCGGATAAAGTAACACTGATTGCTCAATACGTACCTGAAAGGTATAACGAAGTGAAGGATAAACCTGGAGACAGTTTTTACGTGAAAGCGATGTTCGATCGAGTAGGCGAAGTTGGAGATAGCCTGCAACTTAGGTTTAATAAAGACGATATTTTATACGTGGATAACACAATGTTCAATGGTACCCCGGGTCATTGGCGAGCTTGGATAGTTGATCAAACTGGGAGAAGGCAAACTTGCGGTATAATTCCAAGTAAATTCAA GGTCGAAGAAGAATTGCTTTTGCGACGTTCATTAGGTGATTTGGAAACGGATACTACTAGAAGAGGTAGCACAAGTGCAAGAAGAAGCTTTTTCCGTCGGAAAAAACATCAACGTTCTTCTAGCAGGGATAGTAAAGAATTGTCACATCTTACAGGAGTAAATTTGGGTTGGTATAGCGATAGTGGAACATTGAATGAGGATACTCTTCCAGCAAGCTATCAACGTGTTGAACGATTAGATT atCCAGCTTTAAGACCAGTATTGATTATCGGGCCGTTGAGCGAATGTGTAGTAACAAAACTATTACAAGAATTTCCAGGACAGTTCACCAGATGTCTTGCAGAGGCAATGCATTGTTCTCAAGCAACGCTCGAACAAGGTTTACGTGATTCTCTTTATGTGGActatagaaaaaaaggaagctaTTTCGAGTGTACTACAGTGCAAGCTGTGAAGGACATCTGTGAgaag AATACTCATTGCATTTTGGATGTTTCAATTGCATCGATTGAGCGACTTCATCGACATCAAATCTATCCTATAGTtttgttgattaaatttaaaagtaccAAACAAATAAAGGAAGTGAAAGATTCCAGATATCCAAGCGATAAAGTTAGTGCCAAAGTTGCCAAGGAGATGTATGAACAAGCATTGAAATTGGAAGCTGAGTATAGGCATCATATTTCTg cTGTAATTCCAGCTGGTGTAAATGTTGCGTATATATGTACGCAAGTAAAAGCTGCGGTAGATGAAGAGCAAAGCAAAGCGCTTTGGGTTCCCAGAGGGCCTCCCTGA